From Nocardioides daedukensis, the proteins below share one genomic window:
- the tyrS gene encoding tyrosine--tRNA ligase, whose amino-acid sequence MSTEQNILDELEWRGLIADSTDREALREAFSSGSVKFYVGFDPTAPSLHMGHLVQILTAKRLQAAGHTPYALVGGATGTIGDPKETGERVMNSLDVVKEWVDRVRSQIEPFLSFEGDNGATMVNNYDWTASMSVIDFLRDIGKHFPVNRMLARDVVRTRLESGISFTEFSYVLLQSMDFLNLFRDHGVTLQFGGSDQWGNLTAGVELIRRTTGGKAHAIATPLMTKADGTKYGKTEGGALWLDPQMMSPYAFHQFWLNVEDEKVGELLRVFTFLAREQIEELEAQTAEKPFLRAGQKALADAVTTLVHGEQETEQAKAAAGALFGRGDLHALSGSTLAAALREAGATSFPRAQGTPDIVTLLVDSGLAKSNGDARRTIKEGGAYLNNVRIEDPELVPGDDDFIDGTWLVLRRGKKTMAGVEALG is encoded by the coding sequence TTGTCCACCGAACAGAACATCCTCGACGAGCTCGAGTGGCGCGGCCTGATCGCCGACTCGACCGACCGGGAGGCGCTGCGTGAGGCGTTCTCCTCGGGGAGCGTCAAGTTCTATGTGGGTTTCGACCCGACGGCACCGAGCCTGCACATGGGACACCTCGTCCAGATCCTCACCGCGAAGCGGCTCCAGGCTGCCGGGCACACGCCCTACGCCCTGGTCGGCGGCGCCACCGGCACCATCGGCGACCCCAAGGAGACCGGCGAGCGGGTGATGAACTCGCTCGACGTGGTCAAGGAGTGGGTGGACCGCGTCCGTTCGCAGATCGAGCCGTTCCTCTCGTTCGAGGGCGACAACGGCGCGACGATGGTCAACAACTACGACTGGACCGCGTCGATGTCGGTGATCGACTTCCTGCGCGACATCGGCAAGCACTTCCCGGTCAACCGGATGCTGGCGCGCGACGTGGTGCGGACCCGGCTCGAGTCCGGGATCAGCTTCACCGAGTTCTCCTACGTGCTGCTGCAGTCGATGGACTTCTTGAACCTCTTCCGCGATCACGGCGTCACCCTGCAGTTCGGGGGCTCGGACCAGTGGGGGAACCTCACTGCCGGTGTCGAGCTGATCCGGCGTACGACGGGTGGCAAGGCGCACGCGATCGCCACGCCGTTGATGACCAAGGCGGACGGCACGAAGTACGGCAAGACCGAGGGCGGGGCGTTGTGGCTCGATCCGCAGATGATGTCGCCCTACGCCTTCCACCAGTTCTGGCTCAACGTGGAGGACGAGAAGGTGGGCGAGCTCCTTCGGGTCTTCACCTTCCTGGCCCGCGAGCAGATCGAAGAGCTCGAGGCACAGACCGCTGAGAAGCCGTTCCTGCGAGCCGGTCAGAAGGCCCTCGCCGACGCGGTGACGACGCTGGTGCACGGGGAGCAGGAGACCGAGCAGGCGAAGGCTGCCGCCGGTGCGCTGTTCGGCCGCGGTGACCTGCACGCGCTGTCCGGCTCGACGCTCGCCGCTGCCTTGCGCGAGGCCGGTGCCACGTCGTTCCCGCGTGCCCAGGGGACGCCCGACATCGTGACCCTCCTGGTCGACAGTGGTCTCGCCAAGAGCAACGGCGACGCCCGGCGCACCATCAAGGAGGGCGGCGCCTACCTCAACAACGTTCGCATCGAGGACCCTGAGCTGGTGCCCGGTGACGATGACTTCATCGACGGGACCTGGCTGGTCCTTCGTCGCGGCAAGAAGACCATGGCCGGAGTCGAGGCGCTCGGGTGA
- a CDS encoding DNA-3-methyladenine glycosylase: MDGSDLDFLAGPPAEVAPQLLGATLSKGGVSVRITEVEAYDGADDPGSHAHRGRTPRNDVMFGPPGHLYTYFIYGMHVCANVVCRDEGTAGAVLIRAGEVVSGLDEARSRRPAGPDHRLAQGPGRLCSALGVELADYGADLLADQVRLEANARQVDVHPEQRADPGQVASGPRVGLRLAADRPWRFWIKGDPTVSTYRPAVVRRKRIAE; the protein is encoded by the coding sequence GTGGACGGTTCTGACCTCGACTTCCTGGCGGGTCCACCGGCCGAGGTGGCTCCGCAGCTGCTCGGTGCCACGCTGAGCAAGGGTGGCGTCAGCGTGCGGATCACAGAGGTCGAGGCCTACGACGGTGCCGACGACCCGGGCTCGCACGCACACCGCGGGCGTACGCCGCGCAACGACGTGATGTTCGGGCCTCCCGGACATCTCTACACCTACTTCATCTACGGGATGCACGTCTGCGCCAACGTCGTGTGCCGCGACGAGGGCACCGCCGGCGCGGTGCTGATCCGCGCAGGCGAGGTGGTCTCGGGACTCGACGAGGCTCGCAGCCGCCGACCGGCCGGCCCCGACCACCGGCTCGCGCAGGGACCCGGGCGATTGTGCAGCGCCCTGGGGGTCGAGCTGGCCGACTACGGAGCGGACCTGCTCGCTGACCAGGTGCGGTTGGAGGCCAACGCACGGCAGGTCGACGTACACCCGGAGCAGCGTGCGGACCCGGGCCAGGTGGCGAGTGGTCCTCGCGTCGGCCTTCGCCTGGCGGCGGATCGCCCGTGGCGGTTCTGGATCAAGGGAGACCCGACCGTCTCCACCTATCGCCCCGCTGTTGTGCGTCGGAAGAGGATCGCGGAGTGA